The genomic interval TGAACCGTTCGCCGAAAACGTGGCCGACCCGATGCGTTTCGCGGTTGAAATACTGCGCGTAGTCACCATGCAGGTTCTGCATGAAGACTGACAGGGTATTTTTCTGGTCATACAGGAAAAGATGCACGTGCCATTCCATCAAGGCATAGGCCAGAATATCAACCGGGAATTGACGAGAGGATTTTTTCAGTAACTCGAGATATTTCCGGTAATGATAATCTTCTTTGAAGACTGGATGGCGATCATTGCCCCAGGCATAAATATGATGGTACAAATCGTTACCGCAAAGACGTGGTTTCCAGGTCATAATTTGTTAAGTTATTATAGTGAAAAATACGGTAATGTCAATGATTTATATCATGATTTTTCATTATGTTTGAGACGCAAAAGTTTCGCGAATTTCAGCAATTATAATATAATTAATTACTAAAATGATGTAATTGCATGAGATAATGAGTCGAAAGTTTCAAAAAATGACCTGTCCGCATATATCCGCATATATCCAAAAATGACCTGTCCGCATATATCTAACGTAAATTTCAATTTTATGTTAGAAATAAGAAAAACTAACTATTGTGAAGTATGATTTTGTCAATAAAATCTACAGCGTACGATAAAATTCACATGCAATTAGAAAGGAGGTGATAAAAAATGAAGAAAATGCTTCTAGCAAGCATTATTGCGAGTTGTTTTGTTACCATGGTTTTTGCCGGATCTATACACGCCACAATTTATTACGGTGACGGAGAACAGCGTGTTGCTAATGCGTTTGTGCAACTTCGCAATGACGACTGTGAAATAATCGATTGGGACTGGGCAGATGAGCAAGGGGAAGTTACGTTTACTGGGCTCACTTCAGGTACCTACTTCGTATTTGCTTATGCTCCCGATAAAAGCAAATTTTGGGGTTGGAACGGATGCGTGGTTGGCAGTGGTCAGACAGATGTAACTGTCAGAGTCTATTCCACGCCTCCTGCAAATCCCTGCTAGTAACTAAACTAACAATGTTGGGGGCGACTATATTTCAAGATAGCGCCCCCAATAAATATCAGTATTTTAGAAAAAGCGGGAAAATATGTTCACTTGATTTTTTTCTTAAATGAAATATAATAATTTGAGGAGTAGCTATGAGAAAGTACATTATTCTGAAAGTCGTTATATTTAAACTCATTCCCGTCATTCTTCTTGCTTATGGCGAGAATTGGATATACCGATATAATGGACCTGGGAATGGTTCGGATGCCGCCAATTCTTTAATTTATGGACTGGACAGCAATATCTATATCGCCGGATACAGTTATGATGGGAACACATATAATGATTTTACCATTATTAGTATTGCAGACACTGGTTATGCTAACTGGGCATATCGCTATAATTACCAGGGACACGGTTCGGATGCCGCCAATTCCATAGTCTATGGCGCGGATGGCAATATCTATGCGGCAGGATATAGCGAAGATAGTATTACAGGTTATGATTTCACCGTGATCAGTCTTGCAGATACCGGAAGCGTTAATTGGATATATAGGTACAGCTGGCAAAGGTATGGTTCGGATGTCGCCAATTCCATAGTCTATGGTGCGGATGGCAATATCTATGCGGCGGGATACAGCGAGGATAGCATAACAGGATATGATTTTATCGTGATCAGCCTTGCAAATATGGGGGATACAAACTGGGTTTACCGGTATAATGGACCTGGAAATGGTTCGGATGCCGCCAATTCCCTGGTTTATGGACTGGACGGCAATATCT from bacterium carries:
- a CDS encoding transposase; this translates as MTWKPRLCGNDLYHHIYAWGNDRHPVFKEDYHYRKYLELLKKSSRQFPVDILAYALMEWHVHLFLYDQKNTLSVFMQNLHGDYAQYFNRETHRVGHVFGERF